A window of Lepidochelys kempii isolate rLepKem1 chromosome 1, rLepKem1.hap2, whole genome shotgun sequence contains these coding sequences:
- the LOC140916037 gene encoding ribonuclease H-like translates to MDTVGQEKHIWFTDGSVMVINGKKWVRYAAISLDKEVMQGQLDHRSAQQAELHAIYQVLKQYEHSPQPVYIYADSDFCVKGIQFWMQDWKRNKWRAADGKDIAYLDEWKWIYQWVTENPNQLKIRHVKAHSKGTSKEAIWSSRVDTIAQQQSIAVVTRSQAKSTSTEAPEPTDVTVNH, encoded by the coding sequence ATGGATACGGTAGGGCAAGAGAAGCACATTTGGTTCACTGATGGAAGTGTAATGGTGATAAATGGGAAAAAGTGGGTAAGGTACGCAGCTATCAGTTTAGATAAAGAAGTTATGCAGGGTCAGCTGGACCATCGGTCAGCCCAACAGGCTGAATTACATGCAATTTATCAGGTTCTAAAACAATATGAGCATTCCCCACAACCAGTGTATATTTACGCTGATAGCGACTTTTGTGTAAAGGGAATTCAGTTCTGGATGCAGGACTGGAAAAGAAATAAGTGGAGGGCAGCGGATGGCAAAGATATTGCATACCTAGATGAATGGAAATGGATTTATCAGTGGGTAACAGAGAATCCTAACCAACTGAAAATCAGGCATGTAAAAGCCCATAGCAAGGGAACAAGCAAGGAAGCCATTTGGAGCAGTCGGGTAGATACAATAGCCCAACAACAGAGTATAGCAGTTGTAACTAGAAGTCAAGCTAAAAGCACCTCCACTGAGGCCCCTGAGCCAACAGATGTCACTGTAAATCACTGA